In the bacterium genome, one interval contains:
- a CDS encoding tetratricopeptide repeat protein, which produces MSASRKPAIGNRQSPVVWFLVISGVAFALRIIHLLQARHSDPLFFSPQMDALYHHEWALAIAAGKEFIADAYFRAPLYPYLLGIVYKLSGANQMAARIVQALIGSVGCGLVYILARQLLKPQASSPKPQASSRKPLKSDPHSSLLPLPSSLTPTIAGLVMAAYPLAIWYDGELLLEGTLTFLLMLGFVLLYRSRDKDRQWWLPGIVFGLASITRPNVLAFLAVLPVWLFVEGKGSKGPRVQGSKSETRALEPSNPGTRSTWTRLLLVWGAAALVILPVTIRNYVVSRQFVPIAWQAGTNFYIGNSPQSDGTTAILPGTRGSWWGGFDDVKRLAEQALGRPLKGAEIDRYWLGKGLEFWREQPGKALGLLARKTFLWFAGYEVGNETDLYAVKHDSFINYLLFNSGFLKFPFGILLPLALAGVWFRRKEWRRFLPLYLFVVAYSLSFIVFFVTGRYRTSVVPIVAILAAIGLIGLIRPIPAKTGTVPRAGRSEGLSPFSLRSGRGVAFLIFLAAFFLLNANIAGAGRVTRRDQSHFAVALGLHNQGRDAEALAEVRQALQVDSETNVLSFEASLLERQGDFVNAERSARAAVRLHPQESDAYGELGNVFAHAGVLDSAAHYFEVALQHDPYSMQAWINLGNVNVQRKDFEKARYYYEGALKIRPTFAEPMFYLGLCDYYEGKVAEAHARWQEVLKLDPSFTKARQALEQLK; this is translated from the coding sequence ATGTCCGCTAGTCGAAAACCGGCAATCGGCAATCGGCAATCCCCGGTTGTCTGGTTCCTCGTCATCTCCGGGGTCGCGTTCGCCCTCCGCATCATCCACCTGCTGCAGGCCCGACACAGCGACCCGCTCTTCTTCTCACCTCAGATGGACGCGCTCTATCACCACGAGTGGGCGCTGGCCATCGCGGCGGGCAAAGAGTTCATCGCCGACGCTTACTTCCGCGCCCCGCTCTATCCCTACCTCCTCGGCATCGTCTACAAGCTCTCCGGCGCAAACCAGATGGCGGCGCGAATAGTACAGGCGCTAATCGGCAGCGTCGGCTGCGGGCTCGTGTACATCCTCGCGCGGCAACTGCTCAAGCCGCAGGCCTCGAGCCCCAAGCCCCAAGCCTCAAGCCGCAAGCCATTGAAGTCCGATCCTCACTCCTCCCTCCTCCCTCTTCCTTCCTCACTCACTCCGACGATCGCCGGTCTTGTCATGGCTGCCTACCCGCTCGCCATCTGGTACGACGGCGAGTTGCTTCTTGAGGGCACGCTGACTTTCCTTCTCATGCTCGGATTCGTGCTGCTTTACCGCAGTCGGGACAAGGACCGGCAGTGGTGGCTGCCGGGCATCGTGTTCGGGCTGGCCTCGATTACCCGGCCGAACGTGCTCGCGTTCCTCGCGGTGCTGCCGGTCTGGCTGTTCGTCGAAGGAAAAGGGTCCAAGGGTCCAAGGGTCCAAGGGTCCAAGTCCGAGACTAGAGCCCTGGAACCCTCGAACCCTGGAACCCGTTCTACCTGGACCCGGCTCCTGCTCGTCTGGGGTGCGGCGGCGCTGGTCATCCTGCCGGTCACGATTCGCAACTATGTCGTGAGCAGGCAGTTCGTGCCGATTGCGTGGCAGGCGGGCACGAACTTCTACATCGGCAACTCGCCGCAGTCGGACGGCACTACTGCCATCCTCCCGGGCACGCGCGGCAGTTGGTGGGGCGGCTTCGATGACGTCAAGCGGCTGGCAGAGCAGGCTCTGGGGCGGCCGCTCAAGGGCGCGGAGATTGACCGGTACTGGCTGGGTAAGGGTCTTGAGTTCTGGCGCGAGCAGCCGGGCAAGGCGCTGGGCCTGCTTGCGCGCAAGACCTTCCTCTGGTTCGCGGGCTACGAGGTCGGCAACGAGACCGACCTGTACGCGGTGAAGCACGACTCATTCATCAACTACCTCCTCTTCAACTCCGGGTTTCTGAAGTTCCCATTCGGCATACTGCTGCCGCTGGCGCTGGCCGGGGTCTGGTTTCGGCGCAAGGAGTGGCGCCGGTTTCTGCCGCTGTACCTATTTGTCGTGGCGTACTCGCTCTCGTTCATCGTCTTCTTCGTTACCGGCCGATACCGGACGTCGGTTGTCCCGATTGTCGCGATACTGGCAGCCATAGGACTCATAGGTCTCATACGACCCATACCCGCGAAAACGGGGACTGTGCCGCGCGCCGGGCGCTCCGAGGGACTGTCCCCGTTTTCGCTCAGGTCTGGCCGCGGCGTCGCGTTCCTGATTTTTCTCGCCGCGTTCTTCCTGCTCAACGCCAACATCGCCGGGGCGGGGCGCGTGACGCGCCGGGACCAGAGCCACTTCGCGGTCGCGCTCGGACTGCACAACCAGGGCAGGGACGCCGAGGCGCTGGCGGAAGTGCGACAGGCGCTGCAGGTTGATTCGGAGACCAACGTGCTCTCGTTTGAGGCGTCGCTGCTCGAAAGGCAGGGCGACTTCGTCAACGCCGAGCGCTCGGCCCGGGCCGCGGTGCGACTTCATCCGCAGGAATCGGATGCGTACGGTGAACTCGGCAACGTCTTCGCGCACGCCGGCGTGCTCGACTCGGCCGCGCACTACTTCGAAGTGGCGCTCCAGCACGACCCGTACTCGATGCAGGCATGGATTAACCTCGGCAACGTCAACGTGCAACGCAAGGATTTCGAGAAGGCCCGGTACTACTACGAAGGGGCGCTAAAGATACGGCCGACCTTCGCGGAGCCGATGTTCTACCTCGGCCTTTGTGACTACTACGAAGGCAAGGTCGCTGAAGCCCACGCCCGCTGGCAGGAAGTCCTCAAGCTCGACCCGTCTTTCACCAAAGCCAGACAGGCCTTGGAGCAACTGAAGTAA
- a CDS encoding TolC family protein, producing the protein MRKFAITLLAGLLAVAVASSSTDTLRLDAAKAVELALQNNRQIALAQARLDEATAGKGAAFGAFLPQVSASGTYTRLGTVSEFTMYAAKESVFGLPVFDPTGQYIGKTIPIPVAVGMETLNLKLGSADNPSLTGTVQQTLFTWGKLLNAYRISGLNVDLQRAAADQARSQLRVDATSGFYQALLARKTVDVMNDALRQLRGHVGQVQSLYDNGMATKLDLMKATLGLQQMEAQVSQIENGAELTLAALLNTLGLDPGTPVSFTGDLAPDTMTVDLDQATKQALDKRPELLQLRDAARMAGLAVNISKTANLPTAFAQANGYYKDPVGFSPGWGTDWNATVGVSMPLFTGLSNVNKLKQAQARERQAKVGLALAEDGIRLDVQASVLSLNQETRNRAYQQKNVEVAQAALALAEQRFQNGLLTNLDYMDSELALTQARVAYLNALANYQIAKARLQKAVGEY; encoded by the coding sequence ATGCGTAAGTTCGCGATAACGCTGCTGGCCGGGCTGCTTGCGGTGGCCGTGGCGTCGAGCTCAACCGACACGCTGCGCCTCGACGCGGCCAAGGCGGTTGAGCTGGCGCTGCAAAACAACCGCCAGATTGCCCTGGCCCAGGCCAGGCTGGATGAGGCGACCGCGGGCAAAGGCGCGGCGTTCGGTGCGTTCCTGCCCCAGGTGTCGGCCTCGGGCACCTACACGCGGCTTGGAACGGTCAGCGAGTTCACCATGTACGCGGCCAAGGAGTCAGTCTTCGGCCTGCCGGTGTTCGACCCCACGGGCCAATACATCGGCAAGACCATCCCCATCCCGGTCGCGGTCGGCATGGAAACCCTCAACCTGAAGCTCGGCAGCGCCGACAATCCCTCGCTTACCGGCACGGTACAGCAGACGCTCTTCACGTGGGGCAAGCTCCTCAACGCCTACCGCATCTCGGGTCTGAACGTCGACCTGCAGCGGGCGGCAGCAGACCAGGCGCGCTCCCAGCTTCGGGTTGACGCGACCTCAGGTTTCTACCAGGCGCTCCTCGCCCGCAAGACGGTCGACGTAATGAACGATGCGCTCCGCCAGCTCAGGGGCCACGTGGGCCAGGTCCAGTCGCTCTATGACAACGGCATGGCGACGAAGCTCGACCTGATGAAGGCGACCCTCGGGCTCCAGCAGATGGAGGCCCAGGTTTCGCAGATTGAGAACGGCGCCGAGCTGACTCTCGCCGCCCTGCTCAACACGCTCGGGCTCGACCCCGGCACGCCGGTCAGCTTCACCGGGGACTTGGCGCCGGACACGATGACGGTCGACCTCGACCAGGCGACAAAACAGGCGCTTGACAAGCGGCCCGAGCTGCTGCAGCTCCGCGACGCGGCCCGGATGGCAGGCTTGGCCGTCAACATCAGCAAGACCGCCAACCTGCCCACGGCGTTCGCCCAGGCCAATGGCTACTACAAGGACCCGGTCGGCTTCTCTCCCGGCTGGGGCACGGACTGGAACGCGACCGTCGGCGTCTCCATGCCCCTGTTTACCGGGCTGTCGAACGTCAACAAGCTGAAGCAGGCGCAGGCCCGCGAGCGGCAGGCCAAGGTGGGCCTGGCCCTGGCCGAGGACGGCATCCGGCTCGACGTCCAGGCCAGCGTTCTCTCGCTCAACCAGGAAACGCGCAACCGCGCCTACCAGCAGAAAAACGTGGAGGTGGCCCAGGCCGCGCTCGCACTCGCTGAACAGCGGTTCCAGAACGGCCTGTTGACCAACCTCGACTACATGGATTCGGAGCTGGCCCTTACCCAGGCGCGAGTCGCGTACCTCAACGCGCTGGCGAACTACCAGATAGCCAAGGCGAGATTGCAGAAGGCGGTCGGAGAGTATTAA
- a CDS encoding TetR/AcrR family transcriptional regulator has protein sequence MKTKSEEKRLAILKAAFAVVTEKGYFETKVDDVAHRAGVAKGTVYLYFKDKPAIYIGLVDSLLEQALAITAAVLARPISPQQKLEELFSSWASGVMSNPGVMALLSMENVHQDNTVMKRFKKQVLPHIVEMQDAIAGVVKQGIEQGEFRPVDPRSAAAMYLSAFRAELLSINRHTAARRAESIQELFFCGILADGRGRTKHGDK, from the coding sequence ATGAAGACCAAATCCGAAGAGAAGCGGCTCGCCATTCTGAAGGCGGCGTTCGCCGTCGTCACCGAAAAGGGCTACTTCGAGACCAAGGTCGACGATGTGGCGCACCGCGCCGGCGTGGCCAAGGGCACGGTCTACCTCTATTTCAAGGACAAACCCGCCATCTACATCGGCCTTGTCGACTCGCTGCTCGAACAGGCGCTGGCGATAACCGCCGCGGTACTGGCCCGACCCATCTCTCCCCAGCAGAAGCTGGAGGAACTCTTCTCGTCGTGGGCGTCCGGCGTGATGTCCAATCCCGGCGTGATGGCGTTGCTCTCGATGGAGAACGTCCACCAGGACAACACGGTGATGAAGCGGTTCAAGAAGCAAGTCCTTCCCCATATCGTCGAGATGCAGGACGCCATCGCCGGCGTCGTGAAACAGGGCATCGAGCAGGGCGAGTTCCGGCCGGTCGATCCGCGTTCCGCCGCGGCGATGTACCTGAGTGCGTTCCGCGCCGAGTTGCTTTCCATTAACCGCCACACGGCGGCGCGGCGGGCGGAGTCTATCCAGGAATTGTTCTTTTGCGGCATCCTTGCCGACGGCAGGGGCCGAACCAAACACGGAGACAAATAA
- a CDS encoding efflux RND transporter periplasmic adaptor subunit, with product MMPRLRTIITGSIVLALFAGCGPMGKGRGKTEKEAATVAVETVAKDSVIRTTDLIGALQGSEQVSVSPKLAGRVTQIAKPEGSSVKTGDPIIYVVNDIPGMDYKPGPVLSPIDGVVGKVSVDVGQNVSPATSVATVASYSNQVKVLAPVSDCDLPFVKLGSTASVQISALPDQTFSGRVTKVTPIVDATSRAATVEITVPNSEHRLVPGMTAGVRLVLERRENVVVLPLAALFSTDQTKIIVVDGTTAHFRHIATGLVGDDKVEVVSGVNVGEKVATTGKERVEDGQTVKPIEAGAK from the coding sequence ATGATGCCAAGACTGCGCACGATTATTACGGGTTCGATAGTCCTCGCCCTGTTCGCCGGCTGCGGCCCGATGGGCAAAGGCCGAGGCAAGACGGAGAAAGAGGCCGCGACCGTGGCGGTCGAGACCGTGGCTAAGGACTCGGTCATACGCACTACCGACCTCATCGGTGCCCTGCAGGGAAGCGAGCAGGTCTCCGTTTCGCCCAAGCTGGCCGGCCGCGTCACCCAGATAGCGAAGCCGGAAGGCTCGTCCGTCAAAACAGGCGACCCGATCATCTACGTGGTCAACGACATTCCCGGCATGGACTACAAGCCCGGCCCGGTGCTTTCGCCGATTGACGGCGTGGTCGGTAAGGTGAGTGTGGATGTGGGACAGAACGTATCCCCTGCCACGTCAGTGGCGACCGTGGCGAGCTACTCGAACCAGGTCAAAGTCCTGGCGCCGGTGAGCGACTGCGACCTTCCTTTCGTCAAACTCGGTTCTACCGCGTCGGTCCAGATCTCAGCCCTGCCCGACCAGACCTTCAGTGGACGCGTCACCAAAGTGACGCCGATTGTGGACGCCACGTCCCGGGCGGCGACGGTCGAGATCACGGTCCCGAACAGCGAACACCGGCTCGTGCCGGGCATGACCGCCGGTGTGAGACTCGTCCTCGAGCGCCGCGAGAACGTCGTCGTCCTGCCCCTGGCCGCGCTCTTCTCTACCGATCAGACCAAGATCATCGTCGTTGACGGCACGACCGCGCACTTCCGCCACATCGCGACCGGGCTGGTGGGCGACGACAAAGTCGAAGTGGTCTCCGGCGTCAACGTCGGCGAGAAAGTTGCGACGACCGGCAAAGAGCGGGTCGAAGACGGCCAGACGGTAAAGCCCATTGAGGCAGGCGCCAAGTGA
- a CDS encoding T9SS type A sorting domain-containing protein gives MRKLVILCLAVGLAMASSGQWIGHSPCASSPVRDPQPGIFPSTPTSSTPALFPTSADTLYYDDGTAAQSYYWFAKGNGWGMKFIRPSDNVTLTNALFYTSAMGSSTKVIAKVYADDGAGGSPGTLLATDSGNVTAGQWSAVPINIPIVASNFYIFYVQAVDSAGGLALGIDATNNAPQHRKWSIQSGGFSEDHQAAGDWMIRAAISWTPQAKNAEAMRFATSVIDDTVPNINFTVRATIRNLGTDTLPVGTPVHLNVTGPSSYVFNESAATLAKLAHGGMAQINFSPAWHIPNVPGTYHIKVFTAAAGELFTTNDTMAWDLDCANWLEYVNESKMWWISADGPDKATQFDPAHFGLTYPLSVTRVRAEFYLHPQLPWSDSLFSFIIYGDDGATPLYTSDTLRAPAGTPGSPIALTLSPPVVISSGTFWVDVSSHDGTGHPTLESDSAARGTSQRSWYGSAGSWTQYTSGEWFISAAAGATGIEEKGLDPSLTSPNLQITNYPNPVADHVTLRWQVPSSKPVSVNLYDASGRLVRNLYAANSQSRVGTLNADTRSLPTGIYVVRLETAEGSATRKLVIDR, from the coding sequence ATGCGCAAGCTGGTAATTCTGTGTCTTGCCGTAGGACTCGCAATGGCAAGCAGCGGGCAGTGGATCGGGCATAGCCCGTGCGCGTCCAGCCCGGTTCGCGACCCCCAGCCCGGCATTTTCCCGTCCACGCCGACCTCATCTACGCCGGCGCTGTTCCCCACCTCGGCCGACACGCTGTACTACGACGACGGCACTGCGGCCCAGAGCTACTACTGGTTCGCGAAGGGCAACGGCTGGGGCATGAAGTTCATCCGACCGAGCGACAACGTGACCCTCACGAACGCTCTGTTCTATACCTCGGCGATGGGCTCAAGCACCAAGGTGATCGCCAAAGTGTATGCCGATGACGGCGCGGGCGGTTCACCGGGGACTCTGCTCGCCACGGACAGCGGCAACGTCACGGCGGGTCAGTGGAGCGCGGTGCCGATCAACATCCCGATCGTCGCGAGCAACTTCTACATATTCTACGTTCAGGCGGTTGACTCCGCCGGCGGGCTGGCGCTGGGAATCGATGCCACCAACAACGCGCCCCAGCACCGGAAGTGGAGCATCCAGAGCGGTGGGTTCTCCGAGGACCACCAGGCGGCCGGCGACTGGATGATACGCGCGGCGATCAGCTGGACGCCGCAGGCCAAGAACGCCGAGGCCATGCGCTTCGCCACGTCGGTTATCGACGACACAGTCCCGAACATCAACTTCACGGTTCGTGCGACGATCAGGAACCTGGGCACCGACACGCTGCCGGTCGGCACGCCGGTTCATCTGAACGTAACCGGACCGAGCAGCTACGTCTTCAACGAGTCGGCGGCCACCCTCGCGAAGCTGGCCCACGGCGGGATGGCGCAGATTAACTTCTCGCCGGCCTGGCACATACCGAACGTACCCGGCACCTACCACATAAAGGTCTTCACCGCCGCCGCCGGCGAGCTGTTTACGACCAACGACACGATGGCGTGGGACCTGGACTGCGCGAATTGGCTTGAGTACGTCAACGAGAGCAAGATGTGGTGGATAAGCGCGGACGGCCCGGACAAGGCTACGCAGTTCGACCCGGCCCACTTCGGTCTGACGTACCCGCTCAGTGTGACGCGGGTGCGGGCCGAATTCTACCTCCACCCGCAGCTCCCGTGGTCGGATTCACTGTTCAGCTTCATCATCTACGGAGACGACGGCGCGACACCGTTGTACACGAGCGACACGCTCCGGGCGCCGGCGGGCACGCCGGGCTCGCCCATAGCGCTCACCTTGAGCCCGCCGGTTGTTATCTCGTCCGGGACATTCTGGGTGGACGTTTCGTCGCATGACGGAACCGGCCATCCCACTCTCGAGAGTGACAGCGCCGCGCGGGGCACCAGCCAGCGCAGTTGGTACGGCAGCGCCGGCAGTTGGACCCAGTACACCTCGGGTGAGTGGTTCATCTCCGCCGCAGCGGGCGCCACCGGGATTGAAGAGAAGGGTCTCGACCCCAGTCTGACGAGCCCGAATCTCCAAATCACGAACTACCCGAACCCGGTAGCGGACCATGTGACGCTCAGATGGCAGGTACCGAGCAGCAAGCCGGTTTCCGTCAACCTGTACGACGCGTCCGGACGCCTCGTGCGGAACCTGTACGCTGCCAACAGCCAGTCCAGAGTGGGTACGCTTAACGCGGATACCAGGTCTCTGCCCACCGGAATCTACGTGGTGCGGCTGGAGACTGCCGAGGGTTCGGCGACCCGCAAGCTGGTCATCGACCGGTAG
- a CDS encoding T9SS type A sorting domain-containing protein produces MRKLVVLFLAAGLAVASNFYIFYKQVGVNPHCPGLSVDAANNASSHRKWTLNSNGTFSEDDTTRGDWLIRAVLDWTPQDTNASAVWFASNMPVDTLTNINFQVKAVVKNMGTDTLPLRTPVRLSIAGPSGYVYNDTEQTTVKLAHRGTTTITFAPAWHVPNMVGKYNVMVWVEAAGERWKADDSIFYDFNADWIQYHTDAQLRWVTWAAPERAVKFHPASFGAQYPVRISRVRSYFSKDTITWRDTSFTFKIYSGDGQTLLYQSETLEAIPNAYKYCSLGSPVVIDTGDFYVSVVPVDTSGKPTTAGDSSVGGHSFWGSPGLWYNWPGITPSGDLFISAAVQSGSMAGSARWVGPGVDYSSQAVPARPAQPPERSVNSCAVSVSLRPIDEAQPSGQADVSPGAEAEVLPSPSSFFPAATDTLKYDIGTPLRGWADSVAGSGRGVKFIGPADSFRLTGALVHIYYASWPAPGDTWASFRVYKDDGGNGAPGTLLYAVDSVNIKRGAWNFIPLSTTALQEGPPPGLNGPSLRITNYPNPVADQVTFRWQVPVSMPVSVNLYDATGRMVRNLCSADGRTRSGTFTVDTRSLAAGIYLVRLETAGGSVTRKVVIGR; encoded by the coding sequence ATGCGTAAGCTGGTAGTTCTGTTCCTTGCCGCAGGGCTCGCCGTGGCGAGCAACTTCTATATCTTCTACAAGCAGGTCGGGGTCAACCCGCACTGCCCGGGGCTCTCGGTTGACGCGGCCAACAACGCTTCTTCCCACCGCAAGTGGACGCTGAACAGCAACGGCACGTTCAGCGAGGATGATACGACGAGAGGCGACTGGCTGATTAGGGCGGTGCTCGATTGGACGCCGCAGGATACGAACGCGTCGGCCGTCTGGTTCGCGAGCAACATGCCGGTCGACACGTTGACCAACATCAATTTCCAGGTCAAGGCGGTAGTCAAGAACATGGGCACGGACACGCTGCCCCTGCGCACGCCGGTGCGGCTGTCGATTGCCGGCCCCAGCGGCTACGTCTACAACGACACCGAGCAGACGACCGTCAAGCTGGCTCACCGCGGCACGACGACGATCACTTTCGCGCCCGCCTGGCACGTCCCGAACATGGTCGGCAAGTATAATGTCATGGTGTGGGTCGAGGCCGCGGGCGAGCGGTGGAAGGCGGACGATTCCATTTTCTACGACTTCAATGCGGACTGGATACAGTACCATACTGACGCCCAGTTGCGCTGGGTGACCTGGGCGGCGCCGGAGCGGGCAGTCAAGTTCCACCCGGCCAGCTTCGGCGCGCAGTATCCTGTCCGGATTTCACGCGTGCGATCTTACTTCTCGAAGGACACGATTACCTGGCGCGACACGTCATTTACCTTCAAGATCTACAGCGGCGACGGCCAGACGTTGCTGTATCAAAGTGAAACGCTGGAGGCGATACCGAACGCGTACAAGTACTGCAGCCTCGGTTCACCGGTCGTCATCGACACCGGTGACTTCTACGTGTCAGTGGTGCCGGTCGATACGTCCGGCAAACCCACTACGGCCGGGGACAGCTCGGTCGGCGGGCACAGTTTCTGGGGCAGTCCGGGTCTGTGGTACAACTGGCCCGGTATCACGCCCAGCGGCGACCTGTTCATCTCGGCCGCGGTGCAGAGCGGCAGCATGGCCGGCAGTGCGCGTTGGGTCGGGCCGGGCGTGGATTACTCGAGCCAGGCCGTTCCGGCGCGCCCTGCGCAACCGCCCGAGCGGAGCGTGAATTCGTGTGCGGTAAGTGTCTCGCTCAGACCCATAGACGAAGCGCAGCCGAGCGGACAAGCCGATGTCTCGCCCGGCGCAGAGGCCGAAGTCCTGCCGTCCCCGTCAAGTTTCTTCCCCGCCGCAACCGATACGCTGAAGTACGACATCGGCACCCCGCTGAGAGGCTGGGCTGACAGCGTGGCGGGCAGCGGCCGCGGAGTGAAGTTCATCGGCCCGGCAGACAGTTTCAGGCTGACTGGAGCGCTGGTGCACATCTACTACGCGAGCTGGCCCGCGCCGGGCGACACCTGGGCCTCTTTCCGAGTGTACAAAGACGACGGCGGGAACGGTGCGCCGGGCACGTTGCTCTATGCCGTCGACTCGGTCAATATCAAGAGAGGCGCCTGGAACTTCATCCCGCTCTCGACCACGGCCTTGCAGGAAGGACCTCCGCCGGGGTTGAACGGCCCCAGCCTCCGGATCACCAACTACCCGAATCCGGTAGCCGATCAGGTCACGTTCAGATGGCAGGTGCCCGTCAGCATGCCGGTCTCGGTCAACCTGTACGACGCGACCGGAAGGATGGTGCGGAACCTGTGCAGCGCCGACGGCCGGACGAGGTCCGGTACATTTACTGTCGACACGAGGTCGCTGGCCGCCGGGATCTACCTGGTGCGGCTGGAGACCGCAGGCGGTTCGGTCACCCGCAAGGTCGTGATAGGCAGATAG